In Lacrimispora indolis DSM 755, a genomic segment contains:
- a CDS encoding ATP-binding protein: MENKLPLRIANILINALKGGVVPRIGLEYITVGRTQEIAAILHDIEMIEDGSASFRFIVGKYGSGKSFLLQTIRNYATAKGFAVVDADLSPERRFAGTKGQGLATYKELIQNLSTKSKPDGGALPLILEKWISGIQASIRAQSEAEGEAFNRLVEKQIYAVAGSLEGMVNGFEFAKAVAAYWRAYQQDDGAMKSNVLKWFRGEYASRKEAKADLDINFIVTDETWYDFLKIFAVFLVNAGYKGLLVFIDELVNIYKIPNSITRQNNYEKILTMYNDVLQGKAKHIGFLIGGTPQCIEDKYRGLFSYEALRSRLAEGHFATDEMKDLTAPIIRLQMLTQEEVYVLVEKLRDIHAQLYNYTPTMSHEDLLYFLTVEYNRVGAGTHITPREIIRDFIELVNILYQNPNRSVSDILGSNSFEMAKGGLSDETIHSDFLNFEV, from the coding sequence ATGGAAAATAAATTGCCGTTAAGGATAGCCAATATACTGATAAATGCATTAAAGGGCGGTGTCGTTCCCCGCATAGGACTTGAATACATCACCGTAGGGCGAACACAGGAAATTGCAGCAATTTTACATGATATTGAAATGATTGAGGATGGAAGTGCTTCTTTTCGATTTATTGTTGGTAAGTACGGCAGCGGTAAGAGCTTTTTACTTCAAACCATACGCAATTATGCTACAGCAAAAGGCTTTGCAGTGGTTGATGCCGACCTTTCACCTGAACGACGGTTTGCAGGAACAAAAGGGCAGGGACTTGCAACATACAAAGAACTGATCCAAAACCTTTCAACGAAATCAAAGCCGGATGGCGGTGCACTGCCGTTGATTTTGGAAAAATGGATATCAGGAATACAGGCGTCTATAAGAGCACAGTCCGAAGCAGAAGGCGAAGCGTTCAATCGATTAGTTGAAAAACAGATATATGCCGTAGCCGGTTCTCTTGAGGGTATGGTCAACGGTTTCGAGTTCGCCAAGGCAGTTGCTGCTTACTGGAGAGCCTACCAACAAGATGATGGCGCAATGAAATCAAATGTACTGAAGTGGTTTCGCGGTGAATATGCATCCCGCAAAGAAGCAAAGGCAGATTTGGATATCAATTTCATTGTTACGGATGAAACATGGTATGATTTTTTGAAAATATTTGCTGTTTTTTTAGTAAACGCCGGGTATAAAGGACTATTGGTTTTCATTGATGAACTTGTCAATATCTATAAGATTCCAAACTCCATCACAAGACAAAACAATTATGAAAAAATTCTGACTATGTATAACGACGTGTTACAGGGCAAAGCAAAGCATATTGGATTTTTAATCGGCGGTACACCTCAGTGCATTGAAGATAAATACAGAGGTTTGTTCAGTTATGAAGCCCTTCGGTCCCGCCTTGCAGAAGGACATTTTGCCACTGACGAGATGAAGGACTTAACCGCTCCCATAATCAGGCTGCAAATGCTTACGCAAGAAGAGGTGTATGTTCTCGTTGAAAAACTGCGGGACATTCATGCACAGCTATACAACTATACACCTACCATGAGTCATGAGGATTTACTGTACTTTCTGACAGTGGAATATAATCGTGTTGGTGCAGGCACACATATCACTCCGAGAGAAATCATCCGTGATTTCATTGAACTTGTCAATATTCTGTATCAGAACCCAAATAGAAGTGTGTCTGATATTTTAGGCAGCAACAGCTTTGAAATGGCCAAAGGTGGTCTGTCCGATGAAACCATACACAGTGATTTTTTAAATTTCGAGGTGTAA
- a CDS encoding TerB N-terminal domain-containing protein gives MNKNDKKYKPVKIPGQISFFEEKENQLKQFLQNVTSVSPEDEAFAEIEIDGGTNRNQTFSAPQAQAVNPVVDENRKIFNEMRQIARDIQIPFKFNSHFYDKQTRINNSKVFYKQAVFMKDYEDDYNGYVEFSNYFPYYQQMSYAQLRTYFTWRTDIRKGNVTNVSLSYAFVYIYELIHNIGVVDSQEGLDKLMFFWRAFKRFNSSIDKYVIKWIKDYHIYYDLPKPFKEFVCENNLQEHYAKVFLYETDMNDNFDLFCNISKYDIRKSVFFTDDTKGQLRDCFCTVIHKIRIIFNRAGIIFDDLIFYPTNKMSVWTPFKDALFYSAIKIPDKKVVFSDKEIYICSKNNWSFSSTLSMNSGRQLIGYIMKQTESELRKVTKFKHKLSADINSVDRELIKKLESVGLSLKNIIHEAVNEYYKEATKIVVSVDETSLHKIRLEADNTQEKLIVPDTEPMMFFESSTVETSPVISQTVLADVSAARQDNWTSLFHILGETEVNALKLILQGDTNLKHFADANGVMLEVLADSINEKAIDTIGDNILELDDSPTIYEEYINKIKEMV, from the coding sequence ATGAACAAAAATGACAAGAAATATAAACCTGTAAAAATACCGGGACAAATTTCTTTTTTTGAAGAAAAGGAAAATCAATTAAAGCAGTTTTTGCAAAATGTCACTTCTGTTTCCCCTGAAGATGAGGCTTTTGCTGAGATTGAAATTGATGGAGGAACAAACCGCAATCAGACATTTTCTGCACCTCAGGCACAAGCAGTAAATCCTGTCGTTGATGAGAATCGTAAGATATTTAATGAAATGAGACAAATAGCAAGAGATATCCAGATTCCTTTTAAATTCAATTCTCATTTTTATGACAAACAAACACGGATTAATAATTCCAAAGTATTCTATAAACAAGCTGTTTTTATGAAGGATTACGAGGATGATTACAATGGTTATGTAGAGTTTTCAAACTACTTTCCTTATTACCAGCAAATGAGTTATGCACAGCTCAGAACATATTTCACATGGCGGACTGATATAAGGAAAGGTAATGTCACAAACGTTTCGTTATCATATGCTTTTGTTTATATTTACGAGCTGATTCACAATATCGGAGTGGTTGATTCTCAGGAAGGACTTGATAAGCTTATGTTTTTCTGGAGAGCTTTCAAGCGTTTTAACTCTTCGATTGATAAATATGTGATTAAATGGATAAAGGACTATCATATTTATTATGACCTCCCCAAGCCATTTAAGGAATTTGTCTGTGAAAATAATCTGCAAGAACATTATGCCAAAGTATTCCTGTACGAAACAGACATGAACGACAACTTTGATTTATTTTGCAATATTTCAAAGTATGATATCAGAAAATCAGTTTTTTTTACCGACGATACAAAAGGGCAGCTCAGAGATTGTTTTTGTACAGTAATCCATAAAATTAGAATTATTTTTAATAGAGCTGGTATCATTTTTGACGATTTGATTTTTTATCCGACAAATAAGATGTCTGTATGGACGCCTTTTAAGGATGCATTGTTTTATTCAGCGATTAAGATACCGGATAAGAAAGTTGTGTTTTCCGATAAAGAAATATATATATGTTCTAAAAACAATTGGTCTTTTAGCTCCACGCTGTCTATGAATAGCGGTCGGCAGCTCATTGGCTATATTATGAAACAAACAGAATCCGAGTTACGAAAAGTTACAAAATTCAAACACAAGCTGTCTGCTGATATTAATTCGGTTGACAGAGAGCTTATAAAAAAGCTTGAATCTGTGGGCCTTTCCCTTAAAAATATAATTCACGAAGCGGTGAATGAGTATTACAAAGAAGCGACAAAAATTGTTGTATCCGTGGATGAAACTTCTCTTCATAAAATAAGACTTGAAGCTGATAACACTCAGGAAAAACTAATCGTGCCAGATACCGAACCTATGATGTTTTTTGAATCAAGCACAGTAGAGACTAGTCCTGTTATATCGCAAACTGTTTTAGCCGATGTCTCTGCAGCAAGGCAGGACAATTGGACAAGTCTTTTTCATATACTCGGCGAAACAGAAGTGAATGCGCTTAAATTAATACTTCAAGGGGATACAAATCTGAAGCATTTTGCAGATGCCAACGGAGTTATGCTGGAAGTGCTGGCTGACAGTATTAATGAAAAGGCGATTGACACAATCGGTGATAACATTCTTGAACTTGACGATAGTCCGACTATATATGAAGAATATATAAATAAAATTAAGGAAATGGTGTAA
- a CDS encoding transglutaminase domain-containing protein, with translation MIGYKQIAAAGILLLMGISVAAATAKRQDTSKKYVRSGVYDIVLKDEGKITDIVQKSLKQHDRRITLTFYTEGEYMGDISLLVEDLMMNALEIDDKPTDGDYIRYQYGGYTLSYSHIWLGTQYLYTIRIEPIYYTTPEQETRTDSAVKEILKKLDIDLFASDYEKIRKIHDYLYSTVTYDIIHQNNDNYHLDTTAYAALINRTARCQGYSVAAYRLLREAGIDCRIVKGTVDHDGTAQLHAWNLVELNGAYYNLDVTWDKLLETDDYFLKSDHSMPDHIRDSEYDAESFRSRYPVAENDY, from the coding sequence ATGATAGGATATAAACAGATTGCTGCAGCCGGAATTCTTTTGCTTATGGGAATCTCTGTAGCTGCGGCGACAGCAAAAAGGCAGGATACCTCAAAAAAGTATGTTCGCAGCGGAGTATATGATATTGTGCTTAAAGATGAGGGCAAAATTACAGATATCGTTCAAAAAAGCCTAAAGCAGCATGACAGACGTATCACACTGACCTTTTATACTGAGGGCGAATACATGGGCGATATCAGCCTGCTGGTTGAGGATCTGATGATGAACGCACTTGAAATCGATGACAAACCGACTGACGGGGATTACATACGCTATCAGTACGGTGGCTATACATTGTCTTACAGTCATATATGGCTAGGCACACAGTACCTCTATACCATAAGAATAGAACCCATATATTATACAACACCGGAACAGGAAACGAGGACAGACAGTGCGGTTAAGGAAATTCTGAAAAAGCTGGATATTGATCTGTTTGCATCGGATTATGAAAAGATACGGAAAATCCATGATTATCTGTACAGCACTGTGACGTATGACATCATTCATCAGAACAATGATAACTATCATCTGGATACCACGGCCTATGCGGCACTGATCAACCGTACTGCCAGATGCCAGGGCTACAGCGTGGCGGCGTACAGGCTGTTAAGGGAAGCGGGAATAGACTGCCGAATAGTAAAGGGAACTGTGGATCATGACGGAACCGCTCAGCTTCATGCATGGAATCTTGTGGAGCTGAACGGAGCATATTATAATTTGGACGTAACCTGGGATAAGCTGCTGGAAACGGATGATTATTTTTTGAAAAGTGATCATTCAATGCCGGATCATATTAGAGACAGTGAGTATGATGCGGAGAGCTTTAGGAGCAGGTATCCTGTGGCAGAAAATGACTATTAG
- a CDS encoding FMN-binding protein has product MSLKNGIGLLMIMSCMVWLTSCGGNKASYSDGTYEGQSSVYDEEDGTSYGNGYGVVDITISGGVITECTFETYEPDGTLKAEDYGMEGGKISNRDYYNMAQKAVASCEKYADQLVKGGSVKEVDAISGATVNYDLFREAAEDALKQAGSK; this is encoded by the coding sequence ATGAGTTTAAAAAATGGCATAGGTTTATTGATGATTATGAGCTGTATGGTTTGGCTGACTTCCTGCGGAGGAAATAAAGCAAGCTACAGCGACGGTACCTATGAAGGACAGAGCTCAGTGTATGATGAGGAGGATGGTACAAGCTATGGCAATGGTTACGGAGTGGTTGATATTACCATAAGCGGAGGAGTCATAACTGAATGCACTTTTGAGACCTATGAGCCGGACGGTACATTAAAAGCAGAAGATTATGGTATGGAGGGCGGTAAGATAAGCAACCGTGATTATTATAACATGGCACAGAAGGCTGTAGCTTCATGTGAAAAATATGCAGACCAGCTGGTAAAAGGCGGCAGTGTAAAGGAAGTAGATGCTATATCCGGAGCTACAGTTAACTATGATCTGTTCAGAGAGGCAGCTGAAGATGCCCTAAAGCAGGCCGGAAGTAAGTAG
- a CDS encoding ABC transporter ATP-binding protein → MSLLEFQNVFKIYGDLHALDDVNFSVEKGEWVSIMGPSGSGKSTMMNIIGCMDKPSKGHVLLDGVDVAKEPAKRLTDIRRDKIGLIFQQFHLVNYLTALENVMLSQYYHSVPDEKEAMEALDRVGLAERARHLPSQLSGGEQQRVCVARALINYPEIILADEPTGNLDEANEEIVVELFRKLHEEGTTLIVVTHDPEVGDVAQRQIVLRSGRIARQTVNENFTGHIRFTE, encoded by the coding sequence ATGAGTCTTTTAGAGTTTCAGAATGTATTTAAGATCTATGGTGACCTCCATGCTCTTGACGATGTGAATTTCTCGGTGGAGAAGGGCGAGTGGGTATCAATCATGGGCCCCTCAGGCTCAGGCAAAAGCACTATGATGAATATTATCGGCTGCATGGACAAGCCCTCTAAGGGGCATGTGCTGTTAGACGGAGTGGATGTAGCGAAAGAACCGGCCAAAAGGCTTACAGATATAAGGCGCGATAAGATCGGATTGATATTTCAGCAGTTCCATCTGGTCAACTATCTCACGGCGCTGGAAAATGTTATGCTGTCACAGTATTATCACAGTGTTCCGGATGAGAAAGAGGCCATGGAAGCTCTTGATCGTGTAGGTCTGGCAGAAAGAGCAAGACACCTGCCGAGTCAGCTTTCCGGGGGAGAGCAGCAGCGGGTATGCGTGGCAAGAGCACTGATCAATTATCCGGAAATCATCCTCGCAGATGAACCCACGGGTAATTTAGACGAGGCCAATGAAGAGATAGTCGTGGAGCTGTTTCGCAAGCTGCATGAGGAAGGCACGACACTGATCGTGGTCACCCATGACCCTGAGGTAGGAGATGTAGCGCAGAGGCAGATCGTGCTGCGAAGCGGCAGGATAGCCAGACAGACGGTGAATGAGAATTTTACCGGACATATCAGATTCACAGAGTGA
- a CDS encoding ABC transporter permease, with protein MKKRRMLFRMITASLLRRRSRMLVALLAIAIGATILSGLVTIYVDVPQQMGTQFRSYGANMIFMPAADSFTLAKMQESLAVIPSAELVGAAPYQYNTVRIHEQPIMAAGTEMADVQKTSPYWLVDGTYPAYAHEILVGKNVAQSLELSIGDSVSVNFTPEDKTQMDSTIDFTITGILNTGGSEEEYVYISMEDISELTGKSDNVDIAEVSVSASSAQLQKYVEEINESSTAISANLVKRVTASETTVLSKLQALVLLVTVIVLALTMICVATTMTAVVSERRSEIGLKKAIGATDKGIITEFMGEGVVLGALGGILGSFVGFAFAQFVSVNVFSSYISFRPLLVPITIIVSIAVTSIACLIPIRSATSVDPALVLKGE; from the coding sequence ATGAAGAAAAGAAGAATGCTGTTTCGTATGATCACCGCCTCACTTTTGAGGCGCAGATCCCGTATGCTGGTGGCACTGCTTGCAATAGCCATAGGAGCCACCATACTTTCGGGACTTGTGACAATATATGTAGATGTACCGCAGCAGATGGGCACGCAGTTTCGAAGCTACGGTGCAAATATGATTTTTATGCCGGCAGCAGATAGCTTTACTCTTGCAAAAATGCAGGAGAGCCTCGCAGTTATCCCTTCAGCAGAGCTGGTGGGGGCCGCTCCGTATCAGTACAACACCGTACGAATACATGAGCAGCCGATCATGGCAGCGGGGACTGAGATGGCTGACGTACAAAAAACCAGCCCATACTGGCTGGTAGATGGGACATATCCCGCTTATGCCCATGAAATACTGGTAGGGAAAAATGTTGCCCAAAGCCTTGAACTCAGTATTGGAGACAGTGTAAGTGTTAATTTCACACCGGAGGATAAGACCCAGATGGACAGCACCATCGACTTTACTATAACCGGAATACTGAATACAGGCGGCTCTGAAGAGGAATATGTCTATATCTCCATGGAGGATATATCAGAGCTTACAGGTAAGTCTGACAACGTGGATATAGCGGAGGTCAGCGTTTCTGCATCTTCGGCACAGCTGCAGAAGTATGTGGAGGAAATAAACGAAAGCAGCACCGCAATCAGTGCGAATCTGGTAAAAAGGGTCACGGCCTCGGAGACCACTGTGCTCTCGAAGCTGCAGGCACTGGTACTTTTAGTAACTGTCATCGTACTGGCGCTTACCATGATATGTGTCGCTACGACTATGACAGCGGTAGTTTCAGAAAGGCGAAGCGAAATAGGCCTTAAGAAGGCAATCGGAGCCACAGACAAAGGTATCATCACTGAATTCATGGGAGAAGGAGTGGTGCTCGGAGCACTTGGCGGCATATTGGGATCATTTGTCGGATTCGCATTTGCACAGTTCGTAAGTGTCAATGTCTTCAGCAGCTATATCTCGTTTCGGCCGCTACTCGTACCGATTACAATCATAGTCTCAATCGCCGTCACAAGCATTGCATGCCTGATTCCGATACGCAGCGCAACATCTGTTGACCCGGCATTGGTACTGAAGGGAGAATGA
- a CDS encoding ABC transporter permease, with protein sequence MFFKMIRGTLLHQWKKMLMIALTIALGSSLATAMISVVMDVGDKVNQELKTYGANITVVPEQSSVVSSLYDVDGEKKGGAYLKESELGNIKTIFWAFNIVDFAPFTTVPADLSDGTKVEVVGSWFDHHLDLPTGEQLDAGMSSLRSWWDIREGQWIDEKSDMGIDVAMAGASLADKKGIKVGDRITLNGTAASKELTVVGIYESGGDEDSQLYVPLGVVQDLADLSGCIDSIEVSALTTPDNELAKKAAKNPSSLTVAQYEVWYCTAYVSSICYQIQEVITDSVASPVRQVADSEGAILNKTELLMLLIMVLSLIGSALGISNLVTASVMERSGEIGLMKAIGAYNHSVTILVLTEILIASVIGGIAGFFAGIGFAQIIGQSVFGSAIAIRTVVIPIVGVLVITVTLAGSVPAIRMLLGLQPAEVLHGR encoded by the coding sequence ATGTTCTTTAAAATGATTCGAGGTACACTTCTCCACCAGTGGAAGAAGATGCTTATGATCGCACTGACCATAGCTCTCGGTTCATCGCTGGCGACAGCGATGATAAGCGTGGTCATGGATGTGGGAGACAAGGTCAACCAGGAGCTTAAAACCTATGGTGCCAATATCACTGTGGTGCCGGAGCAGTCCTCTGTAGTGAGCAGCCTCTATGATGTCGATGGTGAGAAAAAGGGCGGTGCATATTTAAAAGAATCGGAGCTTGGCAATATAAAGACCATATTCTGGGCCTTTAATATAGTGGATTTCGCACCGTTTACTACCGTGCCGGCTGATCTGTCTGATGGGACTAAAGTGGAGGTGGTGGGAAGCTGGTTCGACCACCATTTAGATCTGCCAACGGGAGAACAGCTGGATGCCGGTATGAGCAGCTTGCGTTCCTGGTGGGATATACGTGAAGGACAGTGGATCGATGAAAAATCGGACATGGGCATCGATGTAGCTATGGCAGGCGCTTCATTAGCTGATAAAAAAGGTATAAAGGTGGGTGACCGTATAACGCTTAACGGCACTGCGGCATCAAAAGAACTCACCGTAGTGGGCATCTATGAGTCCGGAGGAGATGAGGACAGTCAGCTCTATGTGCCGCTTGGGGTGGTACAGGATCTGGCGGATCTGTCAGGCTGCATCGACAGCATAGAGGTCAGCGCACTGACTACACCGGATAATGAGCTGGCGAAAAAGGCAGCTAAAAATCCCTCGTCTCTGACTGTAGCACAGTATGAGGTCTGGTACTGTACAGCCTATGTCAGCTCCATATGCTATCAGATCCAGGAGGTCATCACGGATTCGGTAGCATCACCGGTCAGGCAGGTGGCTGATTCTGAAGGCGCAATACTCAATAAGACAGAACTTCTTATGCTGCTGATCATGGTGCTGAGCCTTATCGGATCGGCACTGGGTATCAGTAACCTGGTGACTGCCAGCGTGATGGAACGTTCAGGTGAGATAGGACTGATGAAGGCGATAGGAGCCTATAATCATTCCGTAACCATACTGGTGCTTACCGAAATTCTGATCGCATCTGTCATAGGAGGAATCGCAGGATTTTTCGCAGGCATAGGCTTTGCTCAGATAATCGGACAGAGCGTATTCGGCTCGGCTATCGCCATACGAACTGTAGTCATACCGATAGTAGGCGTTCTGGTTATTACCGTGACGCTTGCAGGAAGTGTTCCTGCTATTCGAATGCTGCTTGGCCTGCAGCCGGCAGAGGTACTGCATGGCAGATAA
- a CDS encoding Fe-S-containing protein translates to MLKYLVESTEQLAALAIMAGMLLAYIRIAYQGRAAFIMRIGFIAGIVSAIVMSVTKTMTSKVDTGIWNLYIYTVSLAVLALFFVFTFLGKRLKKQAEYLPAVMLATELAMLFLYFLPAFFEMPHTILLTEETVMSTAFIVKFLGMLLGFLLIIIMGISVYQGMVYMGKNTALVLTSSVLLINALKQVASAFGILLAKRLIASNHTLFVISKYASNLSVWFIYMTILVAVVVPVILLIRSYSANEPYENNAQRRKIIAKWRKLRRFSGLGILCFAFVICIMTAVNAYANKEVELSPIEEAKIDGDNFTIPFDQVNDGHLHRFGYTTDNDVVIRFIIIQKPNSASYGIGLDACEICGETGYYEKNGQVVCNLCDVIMNINTIGFKGGCNPIPIDYRIENGNIVVPVERLLEHESEFK, encoded by the coding sequence GTGCTAAAATATCTTGTGGAATCAACAGAACAGCTGGCAGCGCTGGCTATTATGGCAGGGATGCTTCTGGCATATATAAGAATCGCATATCAGGGCAGAGCGGCGTTTATCATGCGGATCGGTTTTATAGCAGGAATCGTCAGTGCCATAGTTATGTCTGTTACTAAAACAATGACCAGTAAGGTGGATACCGGTATATGGAATCTTTATATCTATACAGTGTCTCTGGCTGTGCTGGCACTGTTTTTTGTGTTTACTTTTTTAGGGAAAAGACTTAAAAAGCAGGCAGAGTACCTTCCGGCAGTCATGCTTGCGACAGAACTGGCCATGCTGTTTTTGTACTTTTTGCCGGCTTTTTTTGAAATGCCGCATACGATCCTCTTAACGGAGGAGACGGTCATGTCTACCGCTTTTATTGTAAAGTTCCTGGGTATGCTTTTAGGTTTTTTACTGATCATTATCATGGGAATATCCGTATACCAGGGGATGGTGTATATGGGGAAGAATACGGCGCTGGTTCTGACATCCTCAGTACTTCTTATAAATGCCTTAAAGCAGGTTGCCTCAGCCTTTGGAATACTTCTGGCAAAAAGGCTGATAGCATCTAACCACACGTTATTCGTGATATCGAAGTACGCCTCTAATTTAAGCGTCTGGTTCATATATATGACGATACTTGTTGCCGTAGTGGTGCCTGTGATACTGCTGATCAGAAGCTATTCAGCCAATGAACCTTATGAGAACAATGCTCAGCGCAGAAAGATTATAGCCAAATGGAGGAAACTAAGACGCTTCAGCGGTCTGGGTATCCTATGTTTTGCGTTCGTGATCTGTATTATGACGGCTGTTAATGCTTATGCAAACAAGGAAGTCGAGCTTTCACCCATAGAGGAGGCAAAGATTGACGGAGATAATTTCACAATACCATTTGACCAGGTAAATGACGGACATCTGCACCGCTTTGGTTATACCACTGATAATGATGTTGTCATCAGATTTATTATAATTCAAAAGCCGAATTCAGCCTCCTATGGCATAGGCCTGGACGCTTGCGAGATCTGCGGTGAGACAGGTTATTATGAAAAGAATGGGCAGGTGGTCTGCAACCTATGCGATGTTATCATGAATATCAATACCATAGGATTTAAAGGTGGCTGTAACCCGATTCCCATTGACTATAGAATTGAAAACGGCAATATTGTAGTTCCGGTAGAAAGGCTGCTGGAACATGAATCTGAGTTTAAGTAA
- a CDS encoding iron transporter codes for MNKALVLFMCTSITAFALSGCGKGTASTTEAEATTVAASEAEKVEANVSSDAAVAPGEAAGFTEYPIFEDEEVGFINLSAVYFQPVPMSNGNGNIEDFDLHLEADISALQNDLGFGVGDWVPYLTVDYKLTGSDGKVAAEGTFMEMSASDGPHYGANIALPNADTYSLEFTIHSPEENGYLLHTDAETGPGGSFDKYFDDGNLTYTFEGWDYTPQEW; via the coding sequence ATGAATAAGGCACTTGTACTGTTCATGTGCACATCAATTACAGCTTTTGCATTAAGCGGCTGCGGCAAAGGCACAGCATCTACGACTGAAGCTGAAGCAACAACGGTAGCGGCATCTGAGGCAGAGAAGGTGGAGGCCAATGTCAGCTCTGATGCTGCGGTAGCACCCGGCGAAGCTGCAGGCTTCACCGAGTATCCGATTTTTGAGGATGAGGAAGTCGGTTTTATCAATCTTTCTGCTGTTTATTTCCAGCCGGTACCTATGTCTAACGGCAATGGCAACATAGAAGACTTCGATCTCCATCTTGAGGCCGACATTTCAGCGCTCCAGAATGATCTGGGATTTGGTGTGGGTGACTGGGTTCCTTACCTGACTGTTGATTATAAGCTTACAGGCTCTGACGGAAAGGTTGCTGCAGAAGGAACGTTCATGGAGATGAGCGCATCTGACGGACCTCACTATGGGGCCAATATTGCACTTCCCAATGCAGATACATATTCTCTGGAGTTCACGATACACAGCCCTGAGGAGAACGGTTACCTGCTGCATACAGACGCTGAGACGGGCCCAGGCGGTTCTTTCGACAAGTATTTTGATGACGGCAATCTGACCTACACATTTGAGGGTTGGGATTATACTCCTCAGGAGTGGTAA
- a CDS encoding FTR1 family iron permease produces MQRKEVRINRLIAMLIMVCCLLTYMTQTVHAEESYYATWAEYQESGQPASTWNDVVDAMEAVFETGKEYYAAGDAKAAYDCINHGYYGYYETTGFERIAMGYISGSRKTEMELQFSACKAIAKKGGSIDDFNEEVDLLASMLREDANVLDGTASGDDSSGSSSSSSGGTSAAVATFTACFSIILREGFEAILIVGAIIAYLVKSAGDDRKRRRKLVTPVYIGSAVGIVGSFVLAWLLNQLKLANSASQEVIEGVTALTAVCVLFYVSNWMLSKSETDAWTSYVKTKTEKSTARGSSFALTFTAFLAVFREGAEVVLFYQPMLANSNTGSVWAGFIIGCICLVFVYLAIHFLSIQIPIKPFFTATGVLMSLMSISFLGAGIKELIEGDVITMMSPEWLAWIPTNDVLDVLGIYPTVQTLLPQLILLAIAVTLFIIQTRKNRAIHIEAEKNRAQERLVLEAEEKKAKHEALKKEVMEILDELHIQRE; encoded by the coding sequence ATGCAAAGAAAAGAAGTCAGGATAAACAGGCTGATTGCCATGCTCATCATGGTGTGCTGCCTGCTTACTTATATGACACAGACTGTGCATGCAGAGGAGTCTTACTATGCTACCTGGGCTGAATACCAGGAGTCGGGGCAGCCTGCTTCGACCTGGAATGATGTGGTAGATGCCATGGAGGCTGTATTTGAGACAGGCAAGGAGTACTATGCAGCAGGAGATGCCAAGGCGGCCTATGATTGTATCAATCATGGCTATTATGGGTATTATGAAACGACCGGTTTTGAACGGATAGCTATGGGGTATATATCCGGCTCCCGAAAGACAGAGATGGAGCTGCAATTTTCGGCCTGTAAAGCCATAGCCAAAAAAGGGGGCAGTATCGATGATTTCAATGAAGAGGTAGATCTGCTTGCATCAATGCTTCGTGAGGATGCCAATGTTTTAGATGGAACAGCATCCGGCGATGATTCTTCTGGCTCATCATCATCGTCTTCGGGCGGAACATCTGCAGCTGTAGCAACATTTACCGCGTGTTTTTCGATCATACTAAGGGAAGGCTTTGAAGCTATCCTCATCGTAGGCGCCATCATAGCATATCTGGTAAAGTCTGCGGGTGATGACAGAAAGCGCCGCAGGAAGCTGGTGACTCCGGTCTATATAGGATCGGCCGTAGGTATAGTGGGGAGCTTCGTGCTTGCATGGCTTTTAAACCAGCTGAAACTAGCCAACAGTGCTTCACAGGAGGTTATAGAAGGAGTTACAGCTCTGACAGCTGTGTGCGTGCTTTTCTATGTAAGCAACTGGATGCTGTCTAAATCTGAGACAGATGCATGGACTTCATATGTTAAGACCAAAACTGAGAAGTCCACTGCGAGAGGAAGCAGCTTTGCACTGACATTTACTGCATTTTTAGCTGTTTTCAGAGAGGGGGCAGAGGTGGTGCTGTTCTACCAGCCGATGCTGGCAAACAGTAATACCGGAAGCGTATGGGCAGGTTTCATAATCGGCTGTATATGCCTGGTGTTCGTTTATCTTGCGATTCATTTTCTCAGCATTCAGATTCCGATCAAGCCATTCTTTACTGCTACCGGCGTGCTGATGTCACTTATGTCCATATCATTTTTGGGCGCAGGCATTAAGGAACTGATTGAGGGCGATGTCATCACCATGATGTCTCCTGAATGGCTGGCATGGATTCCGACCAATGATGTTCTGGATGTTCTGGGCATCTACCCGACAGTTCAGACCCTGCTTCCGCAGCTGATTCTTCTGGCTATTGCGGTGACACTGTTTATCATACAGACCAGAAAGAATCGCGCCATCCATATCGAAGCGGAAAAGAATCGTGCGCAGGAGCGCCTGGTACTTGAAGCCGAAGAAAAGAAAGCAAAGCATGAGGCCCTGAAAAAAGAGGTAATGGAAATACTCGACGAGCTGCATATTCAGAGAGAATGA